One genomic segment of Streptomyces sp. RKND-216 includes these proteins:
- a CDS encoding M50 family metallopeptidase codes for MDTRGITDLWDRVLGTQPDPDLWVVLATAAVAFAVIAPHRVWRLSRNAVTIAHEGGHGLTALLTGRRLDGIRLHSDTSGLTVSRGKPHGVGMVLTAAAGYTAPPLLGLGGAWLLAADHITLLLWGATLLLLAMLVMVRNAYGVLTVVLTGGAFLLVSWLTGPQVQAAFAYGVVWFLLLGGIRPVFELQAKRRRGGAPDSDVDQLSRLTHVPPFLWLLLFHAVSLCSLAGGGRWLLDV; via the coding sequence ATGGACACCAGGGGCATCACCGACCTGTGGGACCGGGTCCTGGGCACCCAGCCCGACCCCGACCTGTGGGTCGTACTCGCCACCGCCGCCGTCGCGTTCGCCGTGATCGCCCCGCACCGCGTGTGGCGGCTGTCCCGGAACGCCGTGACCATCGCGCACGAGGGCGGGCACGGCCTGACCGCGCTGCTCACCGGCCGCCGCCTGGACGGCATCCGGCTGCACTCGGACACCTCCGGCCTCACCGTCTCGCGCGGGAAGCCGCACGGCGTCGGCATGGTGCTCACCGCCGCGGCCGGCTACACTGCTCCCCCGCTGCTCGGCCTCGGCGGAGCCTGGCTGCTGGCCGCCGACCACATCACCCTGCTGCTGTGGGGCGCCACCCTGCTGCTCCTGGCGATGCTGGTGATGGTCCGCAACGCGTACGGCGTGCTCACCGTGGTCCTCACCGGCGGCGCCTTCCTCCTGGTGTCGTGGCTGACCGGCCCGCAGGTCCAGGCCGCCTTCGCCTACGGCGTGGTGTGGTTCCTGCTGCTGGGCGGCATACGGCCGGTGTTCGAGCTCCAGGCGAAACGGCGGCGCGGCGGGGCGCCCGACTCCGACGTCGACCAGCTGTCCCGCCTGACGCACGTGCCGCCGTTCCTGTGGCTGCTCCTGTTCCACGCGGTGTCGCTGTGCTCCCTCGCGGGCGGCGGGCGCTGGCTGCTCGACGTCTGA
- a CDS encoding SOS response-associated peptidase, producing MCGRYAASRKPEDLVGLFDVQKWEPEEALAADWNVAPTKDVYAVLDRPEKGSDDPGPVRQLRTLRWGLVPGWAKSPDMGVKMINARAETVHEKSAYRKPFAARRCLLPADGYFEWVTGNKELDLEQEGKRKRPRKQPYFVTPADGGVMAMAGLYEFWRDRTRADDDPRSWWVTCTVVTTAAGTGLLAGATGEADAGPQSLADIHPRMPLVLTPDRWDAWLDPARTDPDEVRALLAPPPAALLRAYPVSTEVSNVRNNGPELVEEIAAPEEPTLF from the coding sequence ATGTGCGGACGGTACGCGGCCAGCAGGAAGCCCGAGGACCTCGTCGGGCTGTTCGACGTGCAGAAGTGGGAGCCGGAGGAGGCGCTCGCGGCGGACTGGAACGTCGCGCCCACCAAGGACGTGTACGCGGTGCTCGACAGACCGGAGAAGGGGTCGGACGATCCCGGCCCCGTACGTCAGCTGCGGACGCTGCGCTGGGGGCTGGTCCCGGGGTGGGCCAAGTCGCCGGACATGGGCGTGAAGATGATCAACGCGCGGGCTGAGACGGTGCACGAGAAGTCCGCCTACCGGAAGCCGTTCGCGGCCCGCCGCTGCCTGCTCCCCGCCGACGGCTACTTCGAGTGGGTGACGGGGAACAAGGAGCTGGACCTGGAGCAGGAGGGGAAGCGGAAGCGGCCGCGCAAGCAGCCGTACTTCGTCACCCCGGCCGACGGCGGCGTGATGGCGATGGCCGGGCTGTACGAGTTCTGGCGCGACCGCACCCGGGCCGACGACGACCCGCGCTCCTGGTGGGTGACGTGCACGGTGGTGACGACCGCCGCCGGGACGGGCCTGCTGGCCGGGGCGACGGGTGAGGCGGACGCCGGTCCGCAGTCGCTGGCCGACATCCACCCCCGGATGCCGCTGGTGCTGACCCCCGACCGGTGGGACGCGTGGCTGGACCCGGCGAGGACCGACCCGGACGAGGTCCGGGCCCTGCTCGCCCCGCCGCCCGCGGCCCTGCTGCGCGCCTACCCGGTGTCGACGGAGGTGAGCAACGTGCGGAACAACGGGCCGGAGCTGGTCGAGGAGATCGCGGCCCCCGAAGAGCCGACGCTCTTCTGA
- the aroA gene encoding 3-phosphoshikimate 1-carboxyvinyltransferase — protein sequence MTETTGRPVADPALWPAPLAADPVDATVTVPGSKSVTNRALVLASLAAEPGWLRRPLRSRDTLLMASALREMGVEIEETASSSTAPVSGTAGSGEVWRVIPAGLHGPATVDVGNAGTVMRFLPPVATLADGPVRFDGDPRSYERPLHGVIDALRALGARVDDDRRGALPLTVHGAGSLEGGAVEIDASSSSQFVSALLLSGARFNQGVEVRHVGGRLPSMPHIRMTVEMLRAAGARVDTPEDGGKADVWRVTPGALLGRDVVVEPDLSNAQPFLAAALVTGGRVTVPDWPRHTTQAGDALRDILTAMGGSCELDERGLTFTGSGRVRGVDIDLGEVGELTPGIAAVAALADGESVLRGVAHLRLHETDRLAALAQEINGLGGDVTETEDGLRIRPRPLHAGVFHTYDDHRLATAGAVLGLAVDGVRVENIATTGKTLPDFPELWHGMLGTSAGARA from the coding sequence ATGACCGAGACCACCGGCCGCCCCGTCGCGGACCCCGCCCTCTGGCCCGCCCCGCTCGCCGCGGACCCCGTGGACGCGACCGTGACCGTGCCCGGGTCCAAATCGGTCACCAACCGCGCCCTGGTGCTCGCCTCCCTGGCCGCCGAACCCGGGTGGCTGCGGCGCCCGTTGCGGTCCCGCGACACACTGCTGATGGCCTCCGCACTGCGGGAGATGGGCGTCGAGATCGAGGAGACCGCGTCCTCCAGCACCGCGCCGGTCAGCGGGACGGCCGGGAGCGGAGAGGTGTGGCGGGTCATCCCGGCCGGTCTGCACGGCCCCGCGACCGTCGACGTCGGCAACGCCGGCACCGTGATGCGCTTCCTGCCGCCCGTCGCCACCCTCGCCGACGGGCCCGTCCGCTTCGACGGCGACCCGCGGTCGTACGAACGGCCGCTGCACGGCGTGATCGACGCGCTGCGCGCCCTCGGCGCCCGCGTCGACGACGACCGGCGCGGCGCGCTCCCGCTCACCGTGCACGGCGCGGGCTCCCTGGAGGGCGGCGCGGTCGAGATCGACGCCTCCTCCTCCAGCCAGTTCGTCAGCGCGCTGCTGCTGTCCGGGGCGCGCTTCAACCAGGGCGTCGAGGTACGGCACGTCGGCGGCAGGCTGCCGTCGATGCCACACATCCGGATGACCGTGGAGATGCTGCGCGCCGCCGGTGCCCGGGTCGACACCCCCGAGGACGGCGGGAAGGCCGACGTCTGGCGGGTGACGCCGGGCGCGCTGCTGGGACGCGACGTGGTCGTCGAGCCGGACCTGTCCAACGCGCAGCCGTTCCTCGCCGCGGCGCTGGTCACCGGAGGCCGCGTGACCGTGCCGGACTGGCCGCGGCACACCACGCAGGCCGGCGACGCGCTGCGCGACATCCTCACCGCCATGGGCGGCTCCTGCGAGCTGGACGAACGCGGCCTCACGTTCACCGGCTCGGGCCGTGTCCGGGGCGTCGACATCGACCTCGGCGAGGTCGGCGAACTGACGCCGGGCATCGCCGCCGTCGCCGCGCTCGCCGACGGCGAGTCCGTGCTGCGCGGCGTCGCGCACCTCCGGCTGCACGAGACCGACAGACTGGCCGCGCTCGCCCAGGAGATCAACGGGCTCGGCGGCGACGTCACCGAGACCGAGGACGGCCTGCGCATCCGGCCCCGGCCGCTGCACGCCGGGGTCTTCCACACCTACGACGACCACCGGCTGGCCACCGCAGGCGCGGTGCTCGGGCTGGCCGTCGACGGCGTGCGCGTGGAGAACATCGCCACCACGGGCAAGACCCTCCCGGACTTCCCGGAGCTGTGGCACGGCATGCTCGGCACCTCCGCCGGAGCACGGGCGTAG